One Archangium violaceum genomic window, CGGCGACGAAGACGATCGACGCCTGGTGGTCGGCGGGGACGAACCGCTCCACCACGGCGCCCTTCCTCATCACGCACGCCAGCGGCACGGCCACGGTGAAGGTGAACCAGCAGACGGGGGGTGGGGCCTGGAACACGCTCGGTACCTGGAGCTTCCCGGCTGGCTGGAACAAGGTGCAGCTCAGCCGCTGGACCACGTCGGGCTACTACGTCATCGCGGACGCCCTCCGCGTGCGCTGAGGTCGTGACGTGCCGACCCGGAGCAGGGGACCGGCGCTCCCGGCCGTGCCCGCCCTGCTCCGTGGACCGCGTCACCTCTGGGGGGCCCACTTCAGGACGATTTTCTCGAAGAATCGGGTTCCAGGAAAATCAGGCTTCCCAAGAGCTCCGGTAAAGTGCATCTTGTCGCGACTCCGAAAAAGATGCGTGCGGAGTCGTTGCTTCGTTCCTTCAATCCCCCCCAGGAGTGCTGAGCATGCACCCGTTCCGTAAGCAGATGGTGGCCACGCTGGCCGCCGCGCTCTCGTTGGCCGCGTGCGGTCCGCAGGAGCCCACCGCCCCCACCCCCCCCGCCGCCGTCGAGGACTCGCGCACCCCCGCGCAGCGCGAGGCCGAGCGCACCCCGTATGAGCTGGACAGTGCCTTCGCCCAGGCCGCCGCCGAGTTCAACGTCCCGGCCGACCTGCTCAAGGCCATCTCCTACGCCGAGACGCGGTGGGAGCATGTGCAGGGCACCGAGGAGCTGCCGGGCCTGCCCGCGGCGTACGGCCTGATGGCCCTGCGCGGTGAGAGGCTCTCCGAGGGCGCGCGCCTGGCGGGTGTGTCCGAGGAGGCGGTGCGCACCCAGCCGCGGGAGAACATCCGCGCCGCCGCGGCGCTGCTGTCCGCGTACGCCACCGAGCTGAAGCTGGACCGCTCGGACCTGGGCGCGTGGGCCCCGGCGGCCGTGAAGCTCAGTGGCATCACCCACGCCGAAGCGCAGGCCCAGTACGTCCACACCGAGGTGTACGACGTGCTGCGCAAGGGCGCCGTGGCCGAGACGCCCGCGGGCGACGTGGCCGTGTCGCTGATGCCCACGCAGGTGCAGGCGCAGTACGCCACGCCCAGCAGGCACGCGATGAGCGCGGACTACGCGCCCGCCATCTGGCGCCCCTCGCCCAACTACAACGCGCGTCCGTCGGGCACGGACATCTCGATGATCGTCATCCACACCTGTGAGGGTGGCTACTCGGGCTGCTGGAGCTGGCTGACCAACTCGTCCGCCGGAGCCAGCGCGCACTACGTGGTGAACGAGTCGGGTTCGGAAATCACCCAGCTGGTGGCCGAGACCAACCGCGCCTGGCACGTGGCGGCCAGCTACGATTGCAGCCTCAACGGCAGCGTGATGTGCGGCCTCAACGGCTCGTCGGTGAACAACTTCTCGGTGGGTATCGAGCACGGCGGCTACGCCAGCCAGTCGTCCTTCCCGGCCGGGCAGATCGACACCTCGGCGAAGCTCTCGTGCGACATCTCCCGCGACCGGACCGTGGTGCGCGACAGCTACCACATCGTGGCGCACGGCCGCCTGCAGCCCTACAACCGCACGGATCCGGGCCCCAACTGGCCGTGGTCCTCGTACATCAGCAAGATCAAGTCCTACTGCGGTGACACCTCCACCACGGGCCTGATCATCGACAGCAACAACTCCAACAACGACGACACCAAGGGCTACATCCAGGTGTCGGGCAACTGGGCGTCCTCGTCCTCGACGGCGGGCTACTACGGCTCGGGCTACTACTACGCCAGCACCCAGCCCATCGGGGACGCGGCGGTCTTCCACTTCTACATGCCGGCGGCGGGCACGAAGACGATCGACGCCTGGTGGACCTCGGGCACCAACCGCTCGACGGCCGCGCCCTTCATCATCACCAACGCGAGCGGCACCAACCTGGCCACGGTGAAGGTGAACCAGCAGACGGGTGGCAGTTCCTGGCGGACGCTGGGCACCTGGAGCTTCCCGGCCGGCTGGAACAAGGTTCAGCTCAGCCGGTGGGCCCCCGAGGGCTACGTGGTCATCGCGGACGCCATCCGCGTGCGGTAATGGTGTGACGTGATGACTCGGGACTTCGCGAAGCAGGCGTGGCGGGGTGGAGCACGGCGACTGGCCGTGCTCGCCCTGCTCGGGGCTGGATGCAAGGCGGGCATGTGTGGCGGCCGAGCGTCCGGCTCCGGGCCCCTCACCGAGCAGGAGCGGCGGGGGATGCCAGGAGTCATCGCCTTCGTGTCGGAGCGGGGGCCGCAGAAGGATGTCTGGCTGGTGCGGCCCACGGGCGAGGAGTCCCAGCTCACGCGAGGTCCCGAGGACGAATTCACCGGCGAGCCGTCTCCGGATGGCTCGTCGCTGATGGTGGTGGCCTCGGCGGAGATCAGCGGGCTGCACGTGGAGCAGCTGCGGCTGGCGCCGTTGGATGGGAGCCCGGTGGTGATGCTGACGGAGCCCCGGGGGCGGGCGCGCAACGCGAGCTGGGCGCCGGACGGCTCGTGGTTCGTGGCCGAGTCGGACGCGCAGGGCTTCAGCGACGTGGTGCGGCAGGCGCCGCGCGCGGGCGCGGAGGTGACGTGGCTGGCGACGGCGCGCGAGGGCAACTTCGAGCCGAGCGTGTCGCCGGACGGGACGCAGGTGGCGTTCGTGTCCAGCCGCGCGGGGGACCCGGAAATCTACGTGATGAAGGCGGACGGGACGGACGTGCGCCGGCTGACGGCCTTCCACAAGGAGGACATGGCGCCGCGTTGGAGCCCGGACGGGAAGTGGATTTCGTTCCTGAGCGACCGCGAGGGGCGCACGCGGGTGTTCGTGGTGAAGCCGGACGGGACGGGGTTGAAGTCGGTGTCGGGGAGCGCGACGACGGGCGAGGAGCGCGAGCCGGCGTGGAGCCCGGACAGCAAGAAGCTGGTCTTCGTGGCGCGGGGGAAGGAGCCGGACGGGAAGGCACGCATCTGGTTGGCGAACGTGGAGGCGGGTGGGGAGCCGGTGGCGCTGACGGATGGGAAGAGCACGGATGACCAGCCGGCGTGGAGCCCGGATGGGAAGTACCTGGTGTTTCCGTCGGAGCGCACGGGAGACGTGGAGCTGTTCCTGATGCGCGCGGATGGGAGCGGCCAGACGCAGCTGACGAAGTCGAAGGGCGCGGACTGGCTGCCGCGCTGGTTCGTGCCCAAGGCCCCGCTCCCCACGGGAGCGACGCGGGCCCAGGGCACCTGACCCACGGGACATTTCGGGGAAGCCGCTCCGCCCGCCGGCTGGCGAGCGGCTGCGCTGGCGGGGTGCTCCTCGAGGGCGTTGGCCCTCGGGTTGACGCCATACCAACCAGTAGGTATATATGGCGTACCAACCAGTTGGTATGCTCATGGACACCGCGCCTCTTCCTCACGACTCCAAGACGAAGTTCCTCGACGCGGCCCTGCGGGTCCTCCGGACCAAGGGCTACACGGCGACCCGGGTCGAGGACGTCTGCGCGGTGGCGGGCCTCACCAAGGGGAGCTTCTTCCATCACTTCAAGAGCAAGGAGGAGCTCGCGCTCGCGGCGGCCGACCACTTCGCGGCGATGGCGGATCGGCTGTTCGCCTCCGGGCCCCATCAGCGCTCGGAGGATCCGCTCGAGCGGCTGCTCGGCTACGTCGACTTCCGCATCGCGCTCCTGCGGGGCTCGCTACCGGACTTCACGTGCCTGCTCGGGATGATGGTCCAGGAGGCGTACGACACGCATCCGGCGATCCGCGCCACCTGTGACAAGCACCTCAGCGCGCACGCCACGATGCTGGCGCGGGACATCGCCGAGGCCAAGGCGCGCTACGCGCCGGACGCGCCTTGGACCCCGGAGAGCCTCGGGGTGTTCATGCAGACGGTCATCCAGGGCGCGTTCATCCTCGCCAAGGCGAAGCAGGGCCCCGAGGTCGCGGCCGAGTCGCTGCGCCACCTGCGCCGCTATCTCCAAACGCAGTTCACCTCTCACCCCGAAGGAGCATGACCATGGCAAGGCCCCAGAAGATCACCCCGTTCTTGTGGTTCAACCAGGAGGCGGAGGAGGCGGCGAATTTCTACGTGTCGCTCTTCGAGGATTCGAAGATCCTGAGCATCGTTCGCCATGGTGCCGGGGGACCGGGCCCCGAGGGAGCGGTCATGCTGGTTGAGTTCCAGCTCGCGGGTCAGAAGTTCACCGCGTTGAACGGCGGCCCGGCCTTCAGTTTCACCGAGGCCATCTCCCTGCTCGTGAACTGTGACTCGCAGGAGGAGGTCGACACGTTGTGGTCCAAGCTGACCGCGAACGGAGGACGGGAGATCGAGTGTGGCTGGCTCAAGGACAGGTTCGGCCTCGCGTGGCAGATCGTCCCATCCAGGTTCTTCCAGATGATGCAGGACAAGGACCCGAAGCGATCGCAGCGCGTGATGCAGGCGATGCTGACCATGAAGAAGTTCGACATCGCGCGCCTCGAGGAGGCGTACGCCCAGGCGTAGCGACACCTCCGCGCCGCGAAGCCGCGGCGGAGCGGGGATTGCGGCCGGAGCGGCGGGATTTCGCTCTCGAAGGTCCCCTCTATTAGGGGGAGCGTGCGGGCAACAACACCTTCGTAGCGGTCGATCCCGCCACGTAGCATTCCGATGGATTCGTGGCCCGGAAGGAAGGGACGTCATACGCTTGGGATAGGATCCACTTCGCGATCCGCAGCGCCGTCAACGTTGACGCCGCTGGAGTCGACAGGAGCACAGACGTGGCAACGGCGGAACAACTGAAGGCGCTGGTGAGGAGCTACGCCGAGGGGGACCAGGCGCAGTTCCTATCGGTTGCCATGCAGGTTGCCGCCCATGCTGCCAAGCAGGGGCATTCCAAGCTTGCCCAGGAGCTACGCTCACTCGTCGACCAGGCGAAGACGCGAAGCCAGATCGCGCCTCGCCGGCTCGAACCGCCCACGCCGCTCACCCAACCGCGAGGTGAGCTGGCGGGGCTGCTGTCGGTCAGCTATCCGAGCACGCGACTCACCGAGATGGTTCTCCAGCCCGCTGTGAGCGAGCGCCTGGAACGTGTCCTGCGTGAGCACAAGCAAGGGCACAAGCTTCGGGAGTATGGGCTTCGGCCTCGACATCGGATTTTATTGGTGGGTCCTCCCGGGTCCGGCAAGACCATGACCGCGGCGGCTCTAGCGGGCGAGATGCAGCTCCCCCTCTTTACGATTGTCCTGGATGGTCTCATCACCAAATTCATGGGTGAGACTGCGGCGAAGCTGCGGCTGGTCTTCGATGCCATCCGCTCGACTCGCGGGGTCTATCTGTTCGACGAGTTCGATGCGATTGGGGGGCAGCGAGGGGCCTCCAACGATGTAGGCGAGATCCGGCGTGTCCTGAACTCCTTCCTCCAATTCCTGGAACAGGACCAATCGGACAGTCTCATCATCTCCGCCACGAACCATCCTGAGTTGTTGGATCACGCTCTCTTCCGGCGCTTCGATGACGTTATCGAATACAATACTCCTTCAGGAGAACTGGCGGACCGGACCATCCTCGCCAAGCTAGGGACTTTCGCCTCGGGCGACCTGGATTGGAAACAGCTCGGTGCAGCAGCGAAGGGGCTGAGCTATGCCGAGCTCGCACGGGCTTGCAATGATGCCATCAAGGAGGCCATCCTTGATGACAAGCCGGTGGTCACCACTCAAGCTCTTATTCGCGCATTTGAGGAGCGCCGCGCCACCCGACGCTCCTGACCCCTCTCGGGAGGTCGCTTGGCCAAGCCATTCAACCGGCCGCATCTCTTCATGCGTCAGCAGCCGGACACGGCATCTTTCACTGCCCCTGGAAGTGGCGGAGGCGGCACTCGGAGCAAAGCTCGGGACCGGGCGGCTCATGGTGCTCTCCTGAAGGCTGAGTTCGAGGCCGCCCTTCCTCCTGAACAGGATGGAGCACGCGCGTTCCGCTTTGAATTCGAGAGTGAGCCCGGGTTCGCGCTCGAACTCGAGAGCCTCGAGTCCGAACGCAAGGGGATCGAGTTGCTCAATGTCCGTCGAGCTGGGGATACCACGCTCGCGACGGTGTTGATCCCTCGCGACAAGCTGAGACACTTCCTCGGTATTTTCGAGGACTATCTCACCAAGACGCGCGGTACGAAGAACAATCCAGCCAACAAGTCCCTCGTGGAGAGCATTTCTCATGTCCGGCGCGCATCGGTCCGCTCCTTGTGGACGGATCCCGAGGCACGCTTCCCTTCAGGCGGGGCCGCCTTCTGGTGGGAAGTCTGGCTGCGTGGGAATCAGAGAGCCGCCGATGCATTCAAGGTTTCCGCCAGACAAGCAGGGTTGACCGTCAGCCAGAGGCCGTTGCTCTTCGTGGACCGGGCCGTGCTGAATCTCCACGCGACCGTCCTTCAAATCAGTCATTTGCTCGAACGGGACGAACTCATCGCGGAACTCCGTGAGGCCAAGACCTCCACGGCGGAGTTCTTGGCACTCACACCATTCGAGCAGGTCGGCTGGGTCAACAACCTCCTGGAGCGTGTTCAGGCCCCACCCTTGGATGGGCCATCGGTTTGTATTCTCGATACGGGAGTAAATCGAGGACACAGGCTGCTCGGTTTGGCCCTCCCACCTTCCTCTGTGCTCACTGTCGACTCCCGGTGGGGTACTGACGATCACCATGGTCATGGCACTGAGATGGCGGGACTCGCATTGTACGGCGACCTGGGACCTGTCCTCATCTCCAATACCCATGTCCCTCTCAGGCACCAACTGGAGAGCGTGAAGCTCTTTCCCGGTCCGGGTGATACGCACGTTCCAGAAGTTTATGGAGCAGTGACACAAGAGGCGGCTGCTCGCGCTCAGGTCCAGTCTCCTGGACTGACGCGGACATTCTGCATGGCAGTGACCAGTCCCGATGGTCATGAGAAGGGCGTTCCCTCTTCCTGGTCGAGCGCCGTTGACGGGCTGGCCTTTGGCTCCGCCGATGGAGAGCGGCGCTTGATGTGCATCTCGGCGGGCAACATCAACCGGGATCATTTCCTCCTCTACCCCAACGGCAATCTGACCGAGCTCGTTCGGGATCCAGGCCAGGCTTGGAATGCAATCACCGTGGGCGCTTACGCCGATCGTGACGCATTGACCGAACCGGAACTGGCGGGATGGAAACCCATCGCGGCGATGGGGGGGCTGTGCCCTTCGAGTCCAACTTCTCTCGTTTGGGAGTCGGACTGGCCCATCAAGCCGGACATCGTGATGCCGGGCGGAAACGCCGTCGTTGATCCCGAGGGGACGACGTGTGATTTCGCCAGCAGTCTCTCTTTGCTCACCACCTATTTCCGTCCCATCGCTCGGCAGTTCTCCACGTCGGGTGAGACGAGCGCGGCCACGGCTCTCGCGGCTCGTCTCGCGGCCCGTCTTCATGCGGAATATCCACGGTTGTGGCCCGAGTCGGTCCGTGCCCTTCTCGTTCATTCTGCGGAGTGGACACAGGAGATGAGACGCGCCCTTCCTCAAAAGAAGGGAGGAAAGGGTGAGAGGAAGACCAAGAAGAAGGGTGAGTACCGCAAGCTTCTTCGGATGTATGGTCACGGAGTGCCGGACGAAGCGGCGGCTTGTTTCAGTGCGGATGACGCGCTCACGCTCATGGGGCAGTACGAGATTCAGCCCTATGGGCTCCACCCTACGAAGAAAGGGCAGATCGTCACCCGGGACATGCACCTGCATGCTCTTCCCTGGCCAGGGGATGTCCTGCGCGATTTGGGAGAGACCGAGGTCGAACTTCGGGTGACACTCTCCTATTTCATCGAGCCTCTACCCGGAGATCGAGGGTATGCACAAAATCAACGGCACCGTTACGCATCGCATGGCCTGCGCTTCGAACTGAAGACGGCGACAGAGTCACTTGACGAATTCAAGGTCCGTATCAACAAAGCGGCTCGGGCTGAGGACGAGACCGCCACGAGCAAGAGCGACTCGGATCAGTGGCTGTTTGGCTCGGACATCCGCAGCGCTGGTTCCATTCACTCCGACCGCTGGAGGGGAACCGCAGTAGACTTGGCGAGCAAGGGTTTTCTCGCCATCTACCCGACGGTAGGGTGGTGGAAGGAGCGGCCTCGGCTCGGACGTGGGGAGACGCGAACCCGCTATGCGCTGGTGGTCTCCATTCGCACGCCGAGAGTGGATACGGACATCTACACCCCCGTCGCCATCCAACTCGGCATTCCCGTTCTCGTTTGACCTCCGGCCCCCCTCAAGCGCCCGGTTCCACCGGCCGGTGATGCGCAAGCGTGCTCCGCCTCGAGCCCGCCTTCGAGGAGGGCGGCCCAACACGCGAGCCGGAGTTGGTGGTTTCCTTGGGAGGCATGTGGTGAGGACGAATGCCGATTCGAGCTGACGGGTCCCATCGTTCCGTATGTTCGTGGGGGCAGGTGACGAGATGACGAAGTTCTACCGGCTCCGAGCGCCAAGAAGCTCCAGGTACACCGGCTCCCTCAGTGCCAGGCACAAGTGGGGCAGCCTGCCCGGGCTCCGCTGCCCTGAATGTAGAGCCACGTGGGCTGGCGGAATGACCGCGTATCCAGGCGTGGACCTGTCCTCTCTTCCCGAGTGTGACGAGTACGAGAAGCCCAGGCCGGAGCCCTTCGACGAGTTCGTGCGGTTGCGTGAGTTGGTGCGGCCACTCGTGCCACCTGGAGGCCAGTTGCTCCCAGGCACTAGATTCGGCCCACTGGTGGGCACCGCCACCGGTACCTTCAGCCCCTTGTTCTTCTATTACGTCGAGATGCCGCTGGTACACCGCGAGGCGCTGGAGCGGTTACTGGCCGAGGGCGTGCGCGGCCTTCGCGGTTTCCAGACGGAGCTGCGCTTCCGTCAGAAGAGCCACCCCGAGTTGATGGAACTGGAAGTCCTGCCTCATGGTCGGCTGCATCCGGACTGCACTCCGCCGGAGCGGCGTCCTCCATGTCCCAGATGTGGCTGGGACGACTTCGCCTTTCCGGAGGACCCAATCCTCGATGCGGTGTCTCTGCCGGCGCACACGGACCTGTTTCGGCTGAGCGACTTCGAGACCATCTTCATCGCCACCGAGCGCTTCGTGGAGGTCGTGCGTCGCCTGGACCTGGATGAGGTCGATATTCGCGAGGTGCCCGTGCGCTGAGCTCCCGTGCCTCCGCTGGCCCTACGGAGGGGTGCTGCCCGGGAACAGGGTGAGGACGAGCCCCCTGCCCGGCGTGGCTCCCGCGTTGCGGGGCAGGTAGTCCTGGGTGCCCTGGATGGACAGGGTGAAGGTCTCCGACGCCGCGCCGGAGTGCACGTAGATGAAGAGTCCGGTGGCGTGGGTGGAGTCCTGGCTGGCGCTCTGGAAGTCCGGGGCGGGGTAGTAGATGCGGTCGGCGAGCTCACCGCGATCCAACACGACGCGGGCGCCCGCGACAGGCGCGCCGGAGGCATCCACGACGCGGCCGAGGACGAAGCCGGCATCGCGCAGCGTGCGGGCCCGGTCATCCGTGTGGGCGCGGATCCACATCTCACCCACGGCGCGAGTGAGGGCGTCGTGGAAGGTGTTGGGCAGCGCCCAGGCCCGGGCTCCGATGATGTCGGTGCGCGGCCGGGTGCGCGTGAAGACGGTGTCGAAGACGACGGTGGAGCTGCGCACGAAGCCCTCGTGCTCGAGGCTGGCGGCGAGGCTCAGGTGGATGTTGCGCACGGGCACGTCGGCCACGGAGAACCCACCATCGGCGCCGATGCTGCCCTGGCCGAAGACGGATTCCGCATCACTCACGCCGACGCGCAGCGGCTCCTCGATGGTGAGGGCGACCCCGTCGAGCGTGGGGACCGATTGGCCCTGGGCCTCGAGCAGGCGAGCGGCCTCGGGGAAGAGCTCGGCACGGCCGGAGACGGTGATGGTCAGGTGGTCGAGGTCCACCTTCGCACTGTCGCTGCGGTCGACGCCGGGGTCCGGGTCCGTACCCGGGCCACAGGCGGTGGGTACGAGCCCAAGGAGGGCGCAGCAGAGAATGAGACTCGGACGCTTCATGACTGCGCGCCAAGTTCTTCACGCTTCCGTGGGTCGGCAATCCACCCGCGGTCCCAGACGTCCCGTGGGTAACGGAACAGTCCGCCTCCCGAGTGCTCACAGGTGGAAAACACGAAGGGCCGCCCCTGCCTCGCGAGAGGAAGGGGGCGGCCCTCGGGTCACGGCCCGTTGAACGTCACGACCTACTTGCGACGGCCCCAGCCATTGCCGTTACCGCCGCCGTTGCCGCCACCATTGCCACCACCGCTGTTGCCACGCGGAGGAGGCGGGGTGCTGCCGCCACCGCTGCTACCGCCGCCGCTGCCCCAGCCGCCACCGCTGTTGCCGCCGCTGTTGCCGCGCGGAGGAGGCGTGTCGTTGCCGCCACCGCTGTTGCCGCCACCGCTGCCCCAGCCACCGCCATTCCCGCGAGGGGGCGGGGGCGTGTCGTTGCCGCCACCGCTGTTGCCGCCACCGCTGCCCCAGCCACCCCCCCGAGACGGCTTGTCGTCGTCACGATCCCGGTCGGGGCCACGGCCGGGGTTGCCCGCCGGAGGAGTCGTGTTGCCGCCGTTGCCCCAGCCACCGCCGGGTCTTCCGGGCGGGTTCGTGTTCGGGCCACCCGGATTGTCATTGCCACCGCCCGGGTTGGACGGAGGATTCGGGTTGCCCCAGCCGCCACCGCTCGTCGGGGGCCGGCTGCCGGTGCCCGAGCCCGGAGGAGGAGGATTCGGGTTGCCCCAGCCGCCACCGCTCGTCGGGGGCCGGCTGCCGGTGCCCGAGCCCGGAGGAGGAGGATTCGGGTTGCCCCAGCCGCCACCGCTCGTCGGAGGCCGGTTGCCGTAGCCGGTTCCCGGAGGAGGCGGAGGCCGGCTGGAGTTGTCACCCCAGCCCCCACCATGCGAGGCCGGAGGCGGCGGGGTCGGGCGGCTACCCCCCACGGGCGAGGCGCCGTGCGAGTTGTCCCCCCAGCCACCGGAGGACCGCGGAGGCGGAGGCGGCCGGTAGTTGTTGTAGACGTACACCGAGCGGCCGCGGTCCCAACGGTACGTGCTGCCCGAGTACGTGTGCGGGAAGTAGTCGTGGTTGTGGCGCCCGTGCATGTAGCAGGAGCCGCCGTCCGGCAGGGGGTGGTAGTCCAGGTACCAGACCACGCGCGGGCCCCGGTAGACGTACACGTTGTCCGCGTAGGAATAGGCGTCGATGTCCGAGGGCGTGTAGCCATGGACGTGGCTGTACTGCTCGGTGCACCAGCCGCCGTACGGGTCGGGGTGCGCTCCCGAGTAGCGGTACTCGGTGGAGATGGTCGAGGAGTAGTGGCCGGGTTGGTGGTAGTGGGCGACACAGCCGCTGCCCATCAACAGGGCAGTGGGGACTGTGAGGATGAGAAGGCGACGCATGGAGGTTCTCCGGGGCCGGAGCCGGGGCCGGCCCGCCCATTTCATCATGGCGACGACAAGGAAGCAGACGGGCGGGCCGGAGGAAAATTCAACACCCCGTTTCCCCGCCCCTGGCGCCTCGATGGCGGGTGCCTAGTGCACCATGCGCTCGGACGAGCCAGAGCGCGGGGTGTGCAGCTTGCCTATGCAGGTGAGGATGTGCTCGCGGTACTCGGCCACGTCGCGCAGGCCGCACACCATCCACCGGCCGGCGATCACCAGCGTGGGCACCCCGCGCACGCCGCGGCTGGCGGCCAGCTGGTG contains:
- a CDS encoding N-acetylmuramoyl-L-alanine amidase encodes the protein MHPFRKQMVATLAAALSLAACGPQEPTAPTPPAAVEDSRTPAQREAERTPYELDSAFAQAAAEFNVPADLLKAISYAETRWEHVQGTEELPGLPAAYGLMALRGERLSEGARLAGVSEEAVRTQPRENIRAAAALLSAYATELKLDRSDLGAWAPAAVKLSGITHAEAQAQYVHTEVYDVLRKGAVAETPAGDVAVSLMPTQVQAQYATPSRHAMSADYAPAIWRPSPNYNARPSGTDISMIVIHTCEGGYSGCWSWLTNSSAGASAHYVVNESGSEITQLVAETNRAWHVAASYDCSLNGSVMCGLNGSSVNNFSVGIEHGGYASQSSFPAGQIDTSAKLSCDISRDRTVVRDSYHIVAHGRLQPYNRTDPGPNWPWSSYISKIKSYCGDTSTTGLIIDSNNSNNDDTKGYIQVSGNWASSSSTAGYYGSGYYYASTQPIGDAAVFHFYMPAAGTKTIDAWWTSGTNRSTAAPFIITNASGTNLATVKVNQQTGGSSWRTLGTWSFPAGWNKVQLSRWAPEGYVVIADAIRVR
- a CDS encoding LpqB family beta-propeller domain-containing protein yields the protein MTRDFAKQAWRGGARRLAVLALLGAGCKAGMCGGRASGSGPLTEQERRGMPGVIAFVSERGPQKDVWLVRPTGEESQLTRGPEDEFTGEPSPDGSSLMVVASAEISGLHVEQLRLAPLDGSPVVMLTEPRGRARNASWAPDGSWFVAESDAQGFSDVVRQAPRAGAEVTWLATAREGNFEPSVSPDGTQVAFVSSRAGDPEIYVMKADGTDVRRLTAFHKEDMAPRWSPDGKWISFLSDREGRTRVFVVKPDGTGLKSVSGSATTGEEREPAWSPDSKKLVFVARGKEPDGKARIWLANVEAGGEPVALTDGKSTDDQPAWSPDGKYLVFPSERTGDVELFLMRADGSGQTQLTKSKGADWLPRWFVPKAPLPTGATRAQGT
- a CDS encoding TetR/AcrR family transcriptional regulator, giving the protein MDTAPLPHDSKTKFLDAALRVLRTKGYTATRVEDVCAVAGLTKGSFFHHFKSKEELALAAADHFAAMADRLFASGPHQRSEDPLERLLGYVDFRIALLRGSLPDFTCLLGMMVQEAYDTHPAIRATCDKHLSAHATMLARDIAEAKARYAPDAPWTPESLGVFMQTVIQGAFILAKAKQGPEVAAESLRHLRRYLQTQFTSHPEGA
- a CDS encoding VOC family protein, producing MARPQKITPFLWFNQEAEEAANFYVSLFEDSKILSIVRHGAGGPGPEGAVMLVEFQLAGQKFTALNGGPAFSFTEAISLLVNCDSQEEVDTLWSKLTANGGREIECGWLKDRFGLAWQIVPSRFFQMMQDKDPKRSQRVMQAMLTMKKFDIARLEEAYAQA
- a CDS encoding AAA family ATPase, coding for MATAEQLKALVRSYAEGDQAQFLSVAMQVAAHAAKQGHSKLAQELRSLVDQAKTRSQIAPRRLEPPTPLTQPRGELAGLLSVSYPSTRLTEMVLQPAVSERLERVLREHKQGHKLREYGLRPRHRILLVGPPGSGKTMTAAALAGEMQLPLFTIVLDGLITKFMGETAAKLRLVFDAIRSTRGVYLFDEFDAIGGQRGASNDVGEIRRVLNSFLQFLEQDQSDSLIISATNHPELLDHALFRRFDDVIEYNTPSGELADRTILAKLGTFASGDLDWKQLGAAAKGLSYAELARACNDAIKEAILDDKPVVTTQALIRAFEERRATRRS
- a CDS encoding S8 family peptidase; protein product: MAKPFNRPHLFMRQQPDTASFTAPGSGGGGTRSKARDRAAHGALLKAEFEAALPPEQDGARAFRFEFESEPGFALELESLESERKGIELLNVRRAGDTTLATVLIPRDKLRHFLGIFEDYLTKTRGTKNNPANKSLVESISHVRRASVRSLWTDPEARFPSGGAAFWWEVWLRGNQRAADAFKVSARQAGLTVSQRPLLFVDRAVLNLHATVLQISHLLERDELIAELREAKTSTAEFLALTPFEQVGWVNNLLERVQAPPLDGPSVCILDTGVNRGHRLLGLALPPSSVLTVDSRWGTDDHHGHGTEMAGLALYGDLGPVLISNTHVPLRHQLESVKLFPGPGDTHVPEVYGAVTQEAAARAQVQSPGLTRTFCMAVTSPDGHEKGVPSSWSSAVDGLAFGSADGERRLMCISAGNINRDHFLLYPNGNLTELVRDPGQAWNAITVGAYADRDALTEPELAGWKPIAAMGGLCPSSPTSLVWESDWPIKPDIVMPGGNAVVDPEGTTCDFASSLSLLTTYFRPIARQFSTSGETSAATALAARLAARLHAEYPRLWPESVRALLVHSAEWTQEMRRALPQKKGGKGERKTKKKGEYRKLLRMYGHGVPDEAAACFSADDALTLMGQYEIQPYGLHPTKKGQIVTRDMHLHALPWPGDVLRDLGETEVELRVTLSYFIEPLPGDRGYAQNQRHRYASHGLRFELKTATESLDEFKVRINKAARAEDETATSKSDSDQWLFGSDIRSAGSIHSDRWRGTAVDLASKGFLAIYPTVGWWKERPRLGRGETRTRYALVVSIRTPRVDTDIYTPVAIQLGIPVLV
- the sitI6 gene encoding SitI6 family double-CXXCG motif immunity protein; translation: MTKFYRLRAPRSSRYTGSLSARHKWGSLPGLRCPECRATWAGGMTAYPGVDLSSLPECDEYEKPRPEPFDEFVRLRELVRPLVPPGGQLLPGTRFGPLVGTATGTFSPLFFYYVEMPLVHREALERLLAEGVRGLRGFQTELRFRQKSHPELMELEVLPHGRLHPDCTPPERRPPCPRCGWDDFAFPEDPILDAVSLPAHTDLFRLSDFETIFIATERFVEVVRRLDLDEVDIREVPVR
- a CDS encoding carboxypeptidase regulatory-like domain-containing protein → MKRPSLILCCALLGLVPTACGPGTDPDPGVDRSDSAKVDLDHLTITVSGRAELFPEAARLLEAQGQSVPTLDGVALTIEEPLRVGVSDAESVFGQGSIGADGGFSVADVPVRNIHLSLAASLEHEGFVRSSTVVFDTVFTRTRPRTDIIGARAWALPNTFHDALTRAVGEMWIRAHTDDRARTLRDAGFVLGRVVDASGAPVAGARVVLDRGELADRIYYPAPDFQSASQDSTHATGLFIYVHSGAASETFTLSIQGTQDYLPRNAGATPGRGLVLTLFPGSTPP